The Armatimonadota bacterium genome includes the window CCGTGGAGAGGAGGTTCAGGACGCCCGCCACCGCCCCATGGTCCCCGAGCGCCTCGAAGATCGGCAGGGCGGTACGGGCCAGCTGCTCCGCCTCACCGGGACGGTTCTGGTCCCAATGCGCGTTGGCGGTCTCCAGCAGACACAGCCCTTCGGTGCGGCGGTCCCCCACCGTGGCGGCCAGGCGGCGGGCCTCCTCGTAGCCGGCGATGATCTCCGGGATCGGGACGCGCCGGCGCCGGTGGTCCAGCCGGACCTGCTCGAAGCGCAGCGCCGGCTCCACCTCCCGGCCGCCTGCCGTCTGCGGGAGGAGGCGCAGGGTCTCGGCGATGTCCGCCTCCGCGCCGTCGTACTCCCCCAGCAGCTGGCGGGCCTCGGCGCGGTGGCGCAGCAGGCGCAGGCGGAGGTCCGGAGCGAGGTCGACCCCCAGCGCCAGGGCCCGGGTGTAGGCGTCGGCGGCGCGCCGGTTGGCGAAGAGCCGGCGGGCCCGGTCCCCGGCCCGCACCAGGTACTCCAGCGCCCGGGCCGGTTCGCGGGCGCTCGTCCAGTGGTAGGCCAGCAGGTCGAGGAGCTCCTCGGTGCGCCCGGCGGCGGTGCGCTCCACCCAGGTCGCTACCTGCGCATGGGTGCGCGCCCGCACCGCCCGGGGCAGGGTGGCGTAGGCGACCTCGCGCGTCAGGATGTGCTTGAAGATGAACTCCCGGTCGCCGGCCAGCGTCGACTCCGCCCGCTCCCGGATCAGATCGCGCCCCTCCAGCCGGTCGAGGATCCCCGCGAGCGGCACCGTCTCCTCCACCAGGGCCCGCAGCGTCCCCATCCAGAAGATGCGCCCCACGACCGCGGCCTGCTGCAGGACGCGCTTCTCGTCGTCCGGCAGGCGGTCGAGCCGGGCGGCGATCACGCCCTGCACCGTGTCGGGCAGGGGGAGGTCGTCCAGCGCCCGACCGACCTGCCACCGGTCCCCCTCGGCGGTCAGCACGTCCTGCTCGACCAGCAGCCGCACCATCTCTTCCATGAAGAAGGGGTTCCCCTCCGCCGCGTCGGCGATGCGGGCGGCCAGGCGCTCGGGCAGCGTCGGGGCCCCCGGCAGGAGGGCGGCGAGGAGGCGGCGGGCCTCGGTGGCGTCCAGCGGGCTGAGGTCGATGCGGGTGGCGTCGCGGGCGGTCCCGCCCCAGTGGGGGCGCCGCTCCAGCAGCTCCGGACGGGCCGCTGCCAGGATGAGCACTGGGACCTCCTGCAGGCGGGAGGCGGTGTAGTCCTGGAGGTCCAGCAACCCCTCGTCGCCCCAGTGGAGGTCCTCCACCACGAGCACGAGCGGCCGCTGCCGCGCCCGCGCCTCCAGGTAGCGGCGCCAGGAGAGGAACGCCTCCTCGCGCGCGCTGCGGGGGTCGTAGGCGGCGACGGCCGAGCCCGGAAAGACCAGCCCGATGAGGAAGCCCAGCGCCGCCGCCACCGTGTCGGCCTCGTCGGGGAGGCGCTGCGCCACGGCCGCGCGCAGCTTCTCCCGCGCCGCGTCCTCGGGGTCGTCGTCCCGGATCTGCGCGTCCTGCTTGAGGATCTCGGCCACCGCCCAGAAGGCCAGCCCCTCCCCGTAGGGGAGGCAGCGCCCCGTGCCGATGGCCGGCGTTTCCGGCAGGGCGCGCAGCAGCCCCACGAACTCCTGCTGCAGCCGCGACTTCCCCACGCCGGCGGGCCCGAGGACCGTGACCAGGTGGGCGCGACGCTCCGTCACCACCCGGTCGTACAGGCGCAGCAGGAGGTCGAGCTCGCCGGTGCGCCCGATCAGCGGGGCACGCCGCCCCGCCGGCGCGCCGGGACGCGTCCGCAGCCCCACGACCTCCCAGGCCGGGACCGGCCGCTCCTTGCCCTTCAACGCCAGCGGCCCCAGCGGCNNNNNNNNNNNNNNNNNNNNNNNNNNNNNNNNNNNNNNNNNNNNNNNNNNNNNNNNNNNNNNNNNNNNNNNNNNNNNNNNNNNNNNNNNNNNNNNNNNNNCGCCGCCCCGCCGGCGCGCCGGGACGCGTCCGCAGCCCCACGACCTCCCAGGCCGGGACCGGCCGCTCCTTGCCCTTCAACGCCAGCGGCCCCAGCGGCTCGGTACGGGCGCCCATGAGGATGGCCCCCGGACGGCCGTACTGCTGGAGCCGGGCCGCCACGTTCACGGCGTCCGCCGCCAGGTGGAACTCGCCGAGCCCGCCGCCGCGCGGGTCGGCCACCACCTCGCCGGTGTTGATGCCGATGCGCATGGCCAGGGTCGGGGCGCCCTCGGCGGCCAGTTGCTCGTTCAGCCGCGCCAGCGCTCCGCGCATGGCCAGGGCCGCCCGCACCGCCCGCAGCGCATCGTCCTCGTGCACCTCGGGCAGCCCGAAGATGGCCAGCGCGGCATCGCCCACGTACTTCTCCACCGTCCCACCGAAGCGCCTCGCCTCCGCGGCCACCATGCCGTAGAAGCGGGAGACGACCGCGCGCAGGTCCTCGGGGTCGAGGGCGTCGGCCAGTCCGGTGAACCCGGCCAGGTCGGCGAAGAGGACCGTCACCAGGCGGCGCTCCTCGCCGGCCTCGGCGCCAGGCAGGAGCGTGCCGCACTGCCCGCAGAATCGCATCCCTGCCGGGTTCTCAAAGGCGCAGGTCGGGCAGCGCATGGGTGTTTCCCTGCTTTACACGCCGGGAGGGCATTCCCCTCCCCTCTGCGCTGCCCTGCGACGGCGACGGCCCCGAGGTCAGGGCACGGGAGGTCGGCGTGAGATGGCTCAGGTGGCGCGCTGGACCCTGCTGCTCGCGCTCGTCATCTTGATCGTGCTGATCGGGTGAACGGCGGACCCGGGCGCCTGGTGCGCCGGTCCGAGTCCGCAGACCCCCGACTCGGCCCCGCCGGTCAGCCCCGCGGCAGCAGCAGCACCTTCCCCTTCGTCTGGCGCCCTTCCAGGTAGCGGTGCGCCTCGGCCGCCGCCTCGAGCGGCCAGACCCGGTCGATGCGCACCCGCACCTCGCCCCGGACGATCCACTCGAAGAGCTCCCGGCTGCGCCACAGCAGCTCCTCCCGGGTGGCGATGTAGTGGCCCAGGCTGGGGCGGGTGAGGAAGAGCGACCCCTTGGCGTTGAGGATCTGCGGGTCGATGGCCGGCGCCGGTCCGCTGGCCTGGCCGAAGAGGACCAGGTAACCGCGCGGCCGCAGGCAGTCGAGGCTGCGCAGGAAGGTGGCCTGCCCCACCGAGTCGTAGACCACGTGCACCCCCGCGCCGCCCGTGCGCTCCCGCACCGCCGCCACGAAGTCCTCCTCCGTGTAGCGGATGACCGCGTGCGCGCCCGCCTCTCGGGCCACCTGAGCTTTCTCCTCGGTGGAGACCGTCCCGAAGACGGTGGCCCCGCGCCGCACCGCCGCCTGCACCAGGAGCGCCCCGGTGCCGCCCGCGGCGGCGTGCACCAGCGCCGTTTCGCCCTCCCGCAGAGGGTAGGTGCTGGTGGTCAGGTAGTGGGCGGTCAGGCCCTGGAGCAGGGCGGCGGCCGCGGTGCGCAGCTCCACCTCCGGCGGCACGGGGACGAGGCGCCAGGCCGGCACCACGGCGTACTCGGCATAGGCGCCCAGCGTCATGGCGTAGGCCACCCGGTCCCCCACGCGCACCTCCTCCACGCCGGGCCCCACCGCGTCCACCACGCCGGCGCCTTCCGAGCCCACGGTGAACGGCGCCTGAGCCCGGTAGACGCCGCTGCGGTAGTAGATGTCGAGGAAGTTCACGCCGACGGCCTCGAGGCGCACGCGGGCCTGGCCTTCGCCCGGCTCAGGGACCGGCACGTCCTCCACGCGCAGCGCCTCCACCGACCCCGGTTCGTGCACCCGCACCGCCTTCACGTCCCCACCTCCTGTCGCCCGACCTGCCAGCGCAGCTCCACGACCGTGCCACGCGGCCCGGCCCGGGTCACCACCTCGTCCGCCAGGCCGCGCATGATCAGCGCCCCGCGCCCCCGTCCCCGCTCCACGGGAGCGCGCCACTGCCCCTGGTCCGCGACGAGCACGGTCAGCGCCTCCCCCTGCCACTCCCCGCGCACGGTCACCACGCCCGGCTGCCCGCTGTAGGCGTGCTCCACGACGTTGAGCACGGCCTCGCCCACCGCCAGGACGATGGGCGTGGCCAGGTGCGGCGCGCCGACGCGCTCGGCGAAGGTGCGCACCGCCCGGCGGATGCGCCGCAGGTTCTCCGGCACGGCCGGCAGGGTGAGGACCAGCGGCGCCTCCGGGGGGAGCGCGTCCAGGACCAGCAGGGCGAGGTCGTCCTGCTGCGGCCCGCCAGCCAGCACCTGGTCCACCAGACGGGTCACCGCCAGGCCGGGCTCGACGGCGCGGGCCTCCGCCATCGCCTCCAGCAGCCGCCGCTCCCCTTCCACGATGTCGCGGGTGGCCTCGACCAGCCCGTCGGTGTAGGCGACGAGCCGGCACCCCGGCGGGAAGGGCACGCGCTCCTCGGTGCAGGCCAGCCCCGTGAAGATGCCGAGCGGCGGGCCCGAGGAGTGGAGCAGCCTGGCCTCCCCGTTCGTCTGGAGCACCGCCGGCGGGTGACCGCCGCCGCTGTAGACGAGCTCCCCACGGTAGATGTCCACCAGGGCCAGCCACATGGAGAGGTGCAGCCCGCCGGGGATCTGGTAGAGGAGGTCGTTCACCACCCGCAGGATCTCGGCGGGGGAGCGCCCCTCCAGGGCGTAGGCGCGAGCGACGTGGCGCACCTGCCCCATGGTGGCCGCCGCCGGCGGGCCGTGCCCGGCCACGTCCCCGATGCCCACCAGCAGCCGGTCGTCGGGAAGGAGGAAGGCATCGTACCAGTCGCCGCCGATGCGCGCCTCCGGGTCGGCCGGCCGGTAGACCGCCGCCACGGCGGTGAAGGGCGGCTGGGGCAGGTCGGCCGGCAGCAGGGCCCGCTGCAGGGTCTCCGCCAGCTGGCCGGCCAGGCGGCGCGTCTCCTCGAAGAGCTGGCGGCGCGAGAGGACGACGGCGAGCTGGTCGGCCACCGGCTGGGCCAATCGCACGTGCTCGGCGGTGTAGGCGCCTGGCTCGGCGTGCCCGAAGTTGAGGGTGCCGATCACCCGCCCCTCGGTCGCCAGCGGCAGGACCAGGTAGGCGCGGATCCCGGCCCGGGCGAGCAGCGCGTCCTCGGCGAACTCCGCCTCCCGCCAGGTGTCATGCCGGATGAAGGGGCGCCCGTGGTCGATCACCCAGCCGCGCACGGTCCCGGCCCGCGGCCCCTCGAAGCGCTCGGGCGGGGCGGTGAGCGGCGGGCCGCTGAAGTACGGCATGCGCAGCCAGTCCCGTTCCGGGACGTAGAGGGAGACCGTCACCCGCACGAAGGGGACGAGCACGCGCAGGGCCGCGGCGAACTCGTCGAAGACCGGGCCGAGGTCGGTGGAAGCAGCGGCCAGCGCGATGATGCGGTTGAGGGCCTGGAGGCGGTGTGCCTCCTCCTCGGCACGCGCCCGGGCCCGCCGCTCCGCCTCGATGAGCCGGGCGTTGGTGATGGCCGCGCCGGCGCGGTCGGCGATGAGCAAGGAGAGGCGGAGGTCCTCCTCGTCCCAGCGCTGTCCGACCCGTCCACCCACCACCAGCAGGCCGAGCGGACGGCCGCCGCTGTAGATCGGGACCGCCATCACCACCGGGTCGTCGTCGGCCCCCTCGGGCGCATCGAGCAGGGCGCGGAGCGCGTCGCCGCGCAGGTCGCCGCGCGTCAGCACCACCGGCCGGCCCTGCTCCAGGATGCGGCGGGCCCGCAGGTGCTCGCTCAGGCGCTCTTCCCCGAACCCGCACCGCAGGGCGTCGCCCCGCTCGGCCTGGGGGTGGTAGATGGTGTCGAAGCGCAGGACCTCCTGGCCGGCGTGCACCAGGCCGATGGCGCACCACTGGCCCAGGGTCTCGGCGCAGCGGGTGGCCACGCGGTCGAGGAGGGCCGGGAGCGCCTGCTGGCGGGCGAACTCCACCATCAGGTCGGAGATGAACTGGGTGTGGCGGTCGCGGCGCCGCCGTTGCTCGGCCAGGCGACGGCGGTGCACGGCGGCGGCCAGGCGGTCGGCGACGGCCCCGGCGGCGCGCACCGCCTCGCCGTCGAAGGCCCGGGCGCTGCGGGCCGCCAGCACCAGCGCGCCCAGGGCCTCGTCGCCGAAGCGCATCGGCGCGACCAGCAGCGCGGCGCGGTCGATGGCCAGCGCCTCACCCAGCCCCACCGGCCCGCTCCCGCGGCCCAGGACCGCCGGCCCCGCCGCCCGCGTCAGCGCCTCCACGACCGCCGCATCCGTGGTGAGCGCCTGCCACGTGCGGGGGAAGAGCCCGAACCCGATCTGTGCGCCCGGCGTCAGGCGGGCCCCCTCACCCCGCAGCACCGCGGCCGTCTCGCCCAGCGCCGGGACGAGACGGCGCAACACGCCCTCCAGCGCCACCGCCTCCTCGGGCTGGCGCATCAGCAGGTCGGTGACCTCGACCAGCAGGGCCTCGTCCTGCTCCCGTCGCCGGGCGTGGAGGAGGTCGCGGTGCAGCCGGTGCTGCACGGCGCGGTACTGGCTGCCGGCCACGGCCACGAGCAGGAGGGTGAGGACGTAGAGCGTCTGCGGCAGCAGGTCGGCCCGCAGCTTCGCCACCACCTGCCCGGCCGGCGCCTCCAGGAAGGCGAGGGCCAGCAGCGCACTGCCCAGGGCGGCGACCACCCCCGGCATCAGCCCCGTCAGGTGCGCCACCACCAGGACGCCGGGGACGTAGAGCAAGAGGAACTCGCGGCGGTAGCCGAGCTGGAGCAGCCCGATGACGAGCGTGCACAGCGCCGCCAGCAAGCCGCCCGCGGCGATGCCCAGCAGGGCGCGCAGGACGGGCAGGAGCGCCGCCGCGCCCGCCGTTAGCGCCCGGCGGCGTCCGCGCCCCATGCGCGAGCGGCGTTCACCGCGTCGGCCTCGCCCCGGAAGATGGGGAAGACCTCGTCCAATCCGGTGATCGTGAACATGCGCTCGATCTGGGGCTGGGTGTAGATCAGGCCGAGGTTCCCTCCGGCCTCCCGCACCTGCTTCAGGGTCGCGGTGAGGACGGAGAGCGCGGTGCTGTCCAGGTAGGTGGTCTCCAGCAGGTTGACGATGAGTCGCGTGTGCCCCTCGGCCAGCAGGCCGTCGAGCGCCGCCTTGAGCTTGGGCGAGGTGTAGAGGTCGAGCTCGCCCGCCACGTCGAGGAGTGGCACGCCGTCCACCTTGCGGACCTGCACCTGGATGTCCACCGGCACACTCCCCCTTCAGCCTCCGTCAGCCTTCCGCGTCCCTCTCCGGACCCGACCGCCGAGTCCCCCCAACCTCCCCCCGCACTACGTCTAAACCGGCGACGAAGTGGGCAGGAGGCAGGTGGCGGGGGCGACGGGCCTCCTCGACCTGGAACCGGTCCGATCGGCGCGGCCGCCTCCCACGTGAAGTGACCTGCTGCCGAGGGCTGGCCGCCTCTCCCCCGCCGTCTTCCTCCCCCTCTCGGACGCCGCCCCGCGCCTCCGGCCGGGGCGGCGATCACTCCCGCCCGCGCCACAGACACGTCCGCGTCCGACTTTCCTCCGGCGACTCTCCACCATGATGGACTACCGTGCCCGGCTTCTCAAGGTGCGAGAGGCGCACGCCCCCTGCCCGTCGGGACATCTTCCGCATCCGGGGCGGCGCACGGTCAGTGGGCGGTGCGGTCCTCCAGGGGGCGGGAGGGGAGCATGCTATACTGACCTCACTGGGGATGGCGCGTGCCCGGACCTTGACCGAAATCGAGATCCGTCTGTTCGACCGGCCGCGGAAGCTGCCGTTTCGCGGGCGGTCCCTCAAGACCCTGTCGTCCATCCTCCGCCGCGAGGCCCGGCGTCCGGGCTCCTGGCTGGAGAAGGCCGCCGAGGTGGTGGAGACCCTCGCGGCCGAGGGGTGGCGGTACCGGGCCTTCACCGGCAAGAACCTGATCCTGGCCCACCTGAAGCCCATCAGCAGCGAGGAGATGCGGGCCTACCTCTCCCGGCGCTTCGGGGAGGAGGTGCTGGCGCACATCGCGGTCTATGAGCCCACGGGCGACGGCCCGCCGCCGCTCCCCAAGGCCGACGACGAGCTGACGCGGGAACTGCGCCGCCTCATCGGCGCCGAGAACCACCAGGAGGACCTCTACCTGGGCCACCCGCCGGAGGAGCTCAGCGAGCTGCTCCTGGACATGTCCTTCCTGGCCCAGGAGGCGCTCGACGACGTCGAGGTCTCCTCCGCGCTGGAGCGCCTGCGGGAGGAGCACGAGCAGGACGCCCTCTACCGCGACCTGCACGCCCGCTACCAGGCGCTCAGCGGGCGTACCAGCATGGGAGACCCTGCGGCCGAGGAGGCCTACTGGGACCTCTTCTCCCACATGTCCCGCCGGCTCGCCCGGCTCATCCCGGCGCTGCGCGGCTTCCTGGAGCGGCGCGGCTTCAGCGACCTCTGCGAGCACGAGGCCACCGCCTTCCTCACCGCCGCCCTCTCCCAGGCCCTCTCCTACATCGACGCGCACGACGACGAAGACCAGTGAGCTTGACCATCGAGGAGTTCCAGACCCGGCTGGAGGGTCTGGAGGTCGAGCTCAACCGCGAGACCTGCCGGCAGTACGCGGGGTGGCCCTACGACGAAGCCCGCATGGAGGCGCTGAGCCGCCAGATCGAGGCCCTCGCCCGCGACGCCCTGGCCGCGCTTCCCCCCGAGGCCTTCCCCCGCCCGCTCCACTTCGCCGCCCTGCGCGCCGCGGCCGCCTCCACCTATACCCGGCTGGACAACGAGATCTACCGGCTGCGCAGCGAGGCGGTGCAGGTGGCGGAGGGGGACGAGGTCGTCACCCTCAGCACCTGGCGGCGCTTCAACCACCGCCACGCCCGCGACCGGGCCCGCCGGCGCCGCGTCTTCGACGGCCTGCTGGAGCAGGCCCGGGTCCTCACCCCGCTCCTGGCGGAGCGCATGGCGCTGAGCCGACGCGTCTTCGCGCCGCTGGGGCTGACGCCGCTGGACGTCTACCTGGAGGAGGAGGGCGTGGACGCGGCCACCCTGCGCGGGCTGGTCGAGCGCACCGCCCGCGCCGCCTACCCGGCCTTCCGCGCCGAGCTCGACGCCTTCGCCGCGGAGCTGCTGGGGGGCCCGGCGGAGTACTACGACGACTTCTACGTCTTCGGGCACGTCATCTACGCGCCCGTGGACCCCGCCGTGGCCGCGCTCGACGTCCCGGCGCTGGTCGGGGAGGTCTGCCGGCGCCTGGGCTTCGACCTGGCGCGCATCACCGTGGACGCCGAGCCGCGCCCCGGCAAGCACGCCTCCCCGGTCTGCTTCGGAGTGCACATCCCCCACGAGGTCTACGTCCTCTACCAGCGCACCAGCCCGACCAGCGACTACACGGGCTACGCCCACGAGATGGGCCACGCGCTGCACTTCGCCTCCGTCGATCCGGCGCGCAGCTACACCGACCGCTACCTCATCCCCGCCGGCGTGGCGGAGCTCTTCAGCACGCTCCTGGAGACGCTGGCGGTCCACCCACGCTTCCTGGTGGAAGAGGCGGACCTGCCCCCTGCCGTGGCGGACGACCTGGCCCGCCGCGAGCGGTTCCTGCAGCTCTATTTCCTGACCTTCTACGGCGCCAACGCCCTCTTCAAGCTGCGCTACTGGACGGAGCAGCCCGACATGGACGGCGCCGACGCCCTCTACGCCGCGCTGTACCGCGAGCTGGTCGGCCTGCCCATGCCCGGGCGCTACTGGCAGACCCACCACGTCGTGGCCCTCTACGACGTCTACGCCCCCTCCTACCTGATCGCCCGCGTGCGCACCGAGGAGCTGTGGGCGGAGCTCGTGGCGCGCTTCGGGCCGACCTGGTGGCGCGAGGCCGCAGCCGGCGCGTTCCTGCGTGAGGCGCTGATGGGCCCCGGCCGGGCGGTGCGGCTGGACGCGTTCTCCCGCCTCGACCCCACCCCGTACCTGCGGTCGCTGGAACTGGCGGCGTGACGCGCCGCGGCGGGCCGGCCGGACGGTCACCGCGGGCCTCCTCCCCGTCCCGGGCGCTGCCGTAGAATGTTTAGGAACCGTTTCCCCGGGTAGGAAGTTGTTAGAGATGCGTACCGCTGCCGAGTCCCATCCCTGGGGCACCCTCTTCACCATCCAGGGGGAGGTCGATCACCTGGAGGGACGGCGCCTCTTCGAGGACCTCTACCGCTGCCTGAACGGGCCGCTGGTCATCGACGCCTCGGGCATCGAGTACATCGACACGGGCGGCATCGCGGCGATCATGGAGATCCTCAAGCACGTGCGCAACCGTCAGGGGCTGGTGGTGATCGCCGGAGCCACCTCGCACGTGGGCGAGATCTTCGAGATCGCCGGCTTCGGCCGCCTGCGCCCCTGGCTGGTGCTGGCTCCGACGGTGGAGGAGGGCATCCGGATGGCCCAAGAGTGGCGCCGCACCGCCCCCTCCGCCTCCCAGACCGCCTCGAGTTCCTGACCCTCGGGGACCGCCCGCCTACCCCTCTGCTCCGCCTCCCCCACCGGCGCGGGCCCGGTCGGCCCGGCGGACGTCCCGCCGTACCGCGTTCAGGATCTCGCCCACGATGACCTGCAGGGCCGCCGCCACCGGCACCGAGAGGAGCGCCCCCATGATCCCCAGCAGGCGCGCCCCCACGATCAGGGCGATGATCGTCAGCAGCGGCGAGAGCCCCACCGCCGCCCGCATCACCCGCGGCACGACTAGGTTGCCCTCGACCTGCTGAATGACGGTGTAGAGGGCGATCACCAGCACC containing:
- a CDS encoding AAA family ATPase, encoding PLGPLALKGKERPVPAWEVVGLRTRPGAPAGRRAPLIGRTGELDLLLRLYDRVVTERRAHLVTVLGPAGVGKSRLQQEFVGLLRALPETPAIGTGRCLPYGEGLAFWAVAEILKQDAQIRDDDPEDAAREKLRAAVAQRLPDEADTVAAALGFLIGLVFPGSAVAAYDPRSAREEAFLSWRRYLEARARQRPLVLVVEDLHWGDEGLLDLQDYTASRLQEVPVLILAAARPELLERRPHWGGTARDATRIDLSPLDATEARRLLAALLPGAPTLPERLAARIADAAEGNPFFMEEMVRLLVEQDVLTAEGDRWQVGRALDDLPLPDTVQGVIAARLDRLPDDEKRVLQQAAVVGRIFWMGTLRALVEETVPLAGILDRLEGRDLIRERAESTLAGDREFIFKHILTREVAYATLPRAVRARTHAQVATWVERTAAGRTEELLDLLAYHWTSAREPARALEYLVRAGDRARRLFANRRAADAYTRALALGVDLAPDLRLRLLRHRAEARQLLGEYDGAEADIAETLRLLPQTAGGREVEPALRFEQVRLDHRRRRVPIPEIIAGYEEARRLAATVGDRRTEGLCLLETANAHWDQNRPGEAEQLARTALPIFEALGDHGAVAGVLNLLSTVRWLVRDLPGALDLTERGIGEARAGGDRAREATARSYRGLYLWLGGRAVEALAALEEADRLAEEIGDRRRRMWIAQFSGMAELGLACLEAAARHLETSLQLSREIGYTNPVTFFNCVQLHRTLGDLRPVLVLVDEFPPGALRPGDVHRPTLAAAHALLAVERGERDSPFVDEVVEAVGQPIVSPSTLIAAADVAHALALADDVGRAEALARAVLAQIPSGWLPAAAAHAGIALAACCTAGGRFGPAVGHLDRVDGVLRGLGFRLLEAEAALARGAVLAARGDGTGARAQAAQARARVEAVAAAMADDAVRAQLRAGPLGRQAETLLGIAAH
- a CDS encoding adenylate/guanylate cyclase domain-containing protein, producing the protein MRCPTCAFENPAGMRFCGQCGTLLPGAEAGEERRLVTVLFADLAGFTGLADALDPEDLRAVVSRFYGMVAAEARRFGGTVEKYVGDAALAIFGLPEVHEDDALRAVRAALAMRGALARLNEQLAAEGAPTLAMRIGINTGEVVADPRGGGLGEFHLAADAVNVAARLQQYGRPGAILMGARTEPLGPLALKGKERPVPAWEVVGLRTRPGAPAGRR
- a CDS encoding quinone oxidoreductase, whose amino-acid sequence is MKAVRVHEPGSVEALRVEDVPVPEPGEGQARVRLEAVGVNFLDIYYRSGVYRAQAPFTVGSEGAGVVDAVGPGVEEVRVGDRVAYAMTLGAYAEYAVVPAWRLVPVPPEVELRTAAAALLQGLTAHYLTTSTYPLREGETALVHAAAGGTGALLVQAAVRRGATVFGTVSTEEKAQVAREAGAHAVIRYTEEDFVAAVRERTGGAGVHVVYDSVGQATFLRSLDCLRPRGYLVLFGQASGPAPAIDPQILNAKGSLFLTRPSLGHYIATREELLWRSRELFEWIVRGEVRVRIDRVWPLEAAAEAHRYLEGRQTKGKVLLLPRG
- a CDS encoding SpoIIE family protein phosphatase — translated: MGRGRRRALTAGAAALLPVLRALLGIAAGGLLAALCTLVIGLLQLGYRREFLLLYVPGVLVVAHLTGLMPGVVAALGSALLALAFLEAPAGQVVAKLRADLLPQTLYVLTLLLVAVAGSQYRAVQHRLHRDLLHARRREQDEALLVEVTDLLMRQPEEAVALEGVLRRLVPALGETAAVLRGEGARLTPGAQIGFGLFPRTWQALTTDAAVVEALTRAAGPAVLGRGSGPVGLGEALAIDRAALLVAPMRFGDEALGALVLAARSARAFDGEAVRAAGAVADRLAAAVHRRRLAEQRRRRDRHTQFISDLMVEFARQQALPALLDRVATRCAETLGQWCAIGLVHAGQEVLRFDTIYHPQAERGDALRCGFGEERLSEHLRARRILEQGRPVVLTRGDLRGDALRALLDAPEGADDDPVVMAVPIYSGGRPLGLLVVGGRVGQRWDEEDLRLSLLIADRAGAAITNARLIEAERRARARAEEEAHRLQALNRIIALAAASTDLGPVFDEFAAALRVLVPFVRVTVSLYVPERDWLRMPYFSGPPLTAPPERFEGPRAGTVRGWVIDHGRPFIRHDTWREAEFAEDALLARAGIRAYLVLPLATEGRVIGTLNFGHAEPGAYTAEHVRLAQPVADQLAVVLSRRQLFEETRRLAGQLAETLQRALLPADLPQPPFTAVAAVYRPADPEARIGGDWYDAFLLPDDRLLVGIGDVAGHGPPAAATMGQVRHVARAYALEGRSPAEILRVVNDLLYQIPGGLHLSMWLALVDIYRGELVYSGGGHPPAVLQTNGEARLLHSSGPPLGIFTGLACTEERVPFPPGCRLVAYTDGLVEATRDIVEGERRLLEAMAEARAVEPGLAVTRLVDQVLAGGPQQDDLALLVLDALPPEAPLVLTLPAVPENLRRIRRAVRTFAERVGAPHLATPIVLAVGEAVLNVVEHAYSGQPGVVTVRGEWQGEALTVLVADQGQWRAPVERGRGRGALIMRGLADEVVTRAGPRGTVVELRWQVGRQEVGT
- a CDS encoding STAS domain-containing protein; translation: MPVDIQVQVRKVDGVPLLDVAGELDLYTSPKLKAALDGLLAEGHTRLIVNLLETTYLDSTALSVLTATLKQVREAGGNLGLIYTQPQIERMFTITGLDEVFPIFRGEADAVNAARAWGADAAGR
- a CDS encoding M3 family metallopeptidase, with the translated sequence MSLTIEEFQTRLEGLEVELNRETCRQYAGWPYDEARMEALSRQIEALARDALAALPPEAFPRPLHFAALRAAAASTYTRLDNEIYRLRSEAVQVAEGDEVVTLSTWRRFNHRHARDRARRRRVFDGLLEQARVLTPLLAERMALSRRVFAPLGLTPLDVYLEEEGVDAATLRGLVERTARAAYPAFRAELDAFAAELLGGPAEYYDDFYVFGHVIYAPVDPAVAALDVPALVGEVCRRLGFDLARITVDAEPRPGKHASPVCFGVHIPHEVYVLYQRTSPTSDYTGYAHEMGHALHFASVDPARSYTDRYLIPAGVAELFSTLLETLAVHPRFLVEEADLPPAVADDLARRERFLQLYFLTFYGANALFKLRYWTEQPDMDGADALYAALYRELVGLPMPGRYWQTHHVVALYDVYAPSYLIARVRTEELWAELVARFGPTWWREAAAGAFLREALMGPGRAVRLDAFSRLDPTPYLRSLELAA
- a CDS encoding STAS domain-containing protein — its product is MRTAAESHPWGTLFTIQGEVDHLEGRRLFEDLYRCLNGPLVIDASGIEYIDTGGIAAIMEILKHVRNRQGLVVIAGATSHVGEIFEIAGFGRLRPWLVLAPTVEEGIRMAQEWRRTAPSASQTASSS